Proteins encoded by one window of Elaeis guineensis isolate ETL-2024a chromosome 12, EG11, whole genome shotgun sequence:
- the LOC105055802 gene encoding hydroxyethylthiazole kinase: MMEASKRRGEDRDPPKVEARWGRRAWELLEAVRRRAPLVQCITNFVSMDLMANALLAAGASPAMVHSLSEIDDFTPRADAILINVGTLSDGWLPSMRAAATAATRAGCPWVLDPVAVSASDFRLEACLGLVGLRPAVIRGNPSEILGLSSACRIRDSKGADSSHESMDAVEAAKSLAQASGAIVAVSGAVDVITDGQQVVGANNGVAMMQKITATGCAVTALIAAFIAIDPPNTLEATACAFSIFGLAAELGMDMAKGPASLRMHMIDSLHGLDEHTVTSRVNISFIT, encoded by the exons ATGATGGAGGCTTCGAAGCGCCGCGGCGAGGATCGGGACCCACCCAAGGTGGAAGCGCGATGGGGACGGAGGGCGTGGGAGCTTCTGGAGGCGGTGCGGCGGCGGGCTCCGCTGGTCCAGTGCATCACCAACTTTGTGTCCATGGACCTCATGGCCAACGCCCTCCTAGCAGCGGGGGCGTCGCCGGCGATGGTCCACTCCCTATCGGAGATCGACGACTTCACCCCACGTGCCGACGCCATCTTGATCAACGTCGGCACGCTCTCCGACGGGTGGCTCCCATCCATGAGGGCCGCCGCCACCGCCGCCACCCGGGCTGGGTGCCCCTGGGTCCTCGACCCCGTCGCCGTCTCCGCCTCCGACTTCCGCTTGGAGGCTTGCCTCGGCCTCGTGGGCCTCCGCCCCGCCGTCATCCGAGGCAATCCCTCCGAGATTCTAGGGCTTTCTTCCGCGTGTCGGATTCGCGATTCCAAG GGGGCGGACAGCTCCCATGAATCAATGGATGCTGTGGAAGCTGCCAAGTCATTGGCACAAGCCAGTGGCGCCATAGTTGCGGTATCCGGAGCTGTGGATGTTATCACAGATGGACAGCAGGTGGTGGGTGCAAACAATGGGGTGGCCATGATGCAGAAGATCACAGCAACAGGGTGTGCTGTCACAGCATTAATCGCTGCCTTCATTGCGATCGATCCACCAAATACTCTGGAAGCCACTGCTTGTGCTTTCTCCATCTTTGGTTTGGCAGCAGAGCTGGGAATGGACATGGCAAAAGGACCGGCCTCGCTGCGGATGCATATGATCGATTCACTTCATGGACTTGATGAGCACACTGTAACTTCCCGGGTCAACATTTCCTTCATAACATAG